Proteins from one Salmonella bongori NCTC 12419 genomic window:
- the tesA gene encoding multifunctional acyl-CoA thioesterase I/protease I/lysophospholipase L1, with product MNFNTIFRWHLSFLFMILLTFRAAAADTLLILGDSLSAGYRMAASTAWPSLLNDKWQNKTPVINASISGDTSQQGLARLPALLQHHQPRWVLVELGGNDGLRGFAPAQTEQTLRKIIQTVQAADAQPLLMQIHLPANYGRRYNESFSAIYPKLAKEFDIPLLPFFMEEVYLKPQWMQDDGIHPNRDAQPFIADWMAKQLTPFLS from the coding sequence ATGAACTTCAACACTATTTTCCGCTGGCATTTGTCCTTCCTGTTTATGATCCTGTTAACCTTCCGCGCCGCCGCCGCGGACACCTTATTAATCCTGGGCGATAGCCTTAGCGCTGGTTACCGTATGGCAGCCAGCACGGCGTGGCCGTCGCTGCTTAATGATAAATGGCAAAACAAAACGCCGGTCATAAATGCCAGTATCAGCGGCGATACCTCGCAGCAGGGACTGGCGCGCTTACCCGCGCTGTTGCAACACCATCAGCCGCGCTGGGTACTGGTGGAACTTGGTGGCAACGATGGCTTACGGGGTTTTGCGCCTGCGCAAACCGAGCAAACGTTACGTAAAATTATTCAGACGGTGCAAGCCGCCGATGCCCAACCATTACTGATGCAAATTCATCTGCCCGCTAACTACGGACGCCGTTATAATGAATCCTTTAGTGCGATTTATCCTAAGCTTGCCAAAGAGTTCGATATTCCTCTGTTGCCGTTTTTTATGGAAGAGGTATATCTGAAACCGCAGTGGATGCAGGATGACGGTATTCACCCTAACCGCGACGCCCAGCCGTTTATTGCCGACTGGATGGCGAAGCAGTTGACCCCTTTTCTCTCCTGA
- the ybbA gene encoding putative ABC transporter ATP-binding protein YbbA: MPAENSVEVHRLRKSVGQGEHELSILTGVELVVKRGETIALIGESGSGKSTLLAILAGLDDGSSGEVNLVGKPLHQMDEEARAQLRAQHVGFVFQSFMLIPTLNALENVELPALLRGENSGQSKAGAKALLEQLGLGKRLDHLPAQLSGGEQQRVALARAFNGRPDILFADEPTGNLDRQTGDKIADLLFSLNREHGTTLILVTHDPQLAARCDRRLRLADGLLQEEA; encoded by the coding sequence ATGCCAGCGGAAAATAGTGTTGAAGTTCATCGTCTCAGGAAGTCCGTCGGTCAGGGTGAGCATGAGCTTTCCATCCTTACCGGAGTTGAACTGGTTGTCAAACGTGGTGAAACCATTGCGCTGATTGGCGAATCAGGATCGGGCAAATCCACACTGCTGGCAATTCTCGCCGGACTGGACGACGGCAGCAGCGGAGAGGTCAATCTGGTAGGGAAACCGCTTCATCAGATGGACGAAGAGGCGCGGGCACAGCTTCGCGCTCAGCATGTCGGCTTTGTTTTTCAATCCTTTATGCTAATTCCTACGCTTAATGCATTGGAAAACGTCGAACTGCCGGCCTTGCTGCGTGGAGAGAATAGCGGCCAAAGTAAAGCGGGGGCCAAAGCGCTGCTCGAACAACTGGGGCTGGGAAAACGGCTCGATCATCTTCCGGCGCAGCTTTCCGGCGGCGAACAGCAGCGTGTGGCGCTGGCGCGCGCGTTTAATGGGCGTCCTGATATTTTGTTTGCCGATGAGCCGACGGGTAACCTTGATCGGCAGACCGGGGATAAAATCGCCGATTTGTTGTTCTCGCTTAACCGTGAGCATGGCACTACGCTGATTCTGGTGACGCACGATCCCCAACTGGCAGCACGTTGTGACAGGCGGCTGCGGCTGGCCGACGGTCTGTTACAGGA